A window of the Gossypium hirsutum isolate 1008001.06 chromosome A03, Gossypium_hirsutum_v2.1, whole genome shotgun sequence genome harbors these coding sequences:
- the LOC121218312 gene encoding uncharacterized protein, which translates to MVPYEALYGQRCRTPSCWIELGERRIMGPELIFDTEDKVKLIRDRLKAASDKQKSYVDLKHKEIDFSVGDLVFLKRMGPITYQLKLPEFNQIYDVFHVSMLRQYHSDPSHIVSTEEIEVKPDLTFEKESVQILDRNLKVLRRKSIPLVKVLWCNHSSEEATWEPKEVM; encoded by the exons ATGGTACcctacgaggcattatatggtcaaaggtgtcgtactccttcttGTTGGATAGAGTTGGGTGAACGGCGTATTATGGGCCCTGAGTTGATTTTTGATACTGAAGATAAGGTCAAGTTAATTCGGGATCGGCTGAAGGCGGCTTCAGACAAACAGAAATCCTATGTAGATCTGAAGCATAAGGAGATTGATTTTTCGGTGGGGGACTTGgtgtttctcaag CGTATGGGACCGATTACCTATCAACTCAAGTTACCAGAGTTCAACCAGATttatgatgtgtttcacgtctctatgttgaggcaatATCACTCTGATCCTTCACACATTGTTTCaactgaggagattgaggttaaaCCTGATCTGACCTTTGAGAAAGAGTCGGTTCAGATTTTAGATCGCAATTTGAaagttctgaggaggaagtcaATTCCACTGGTTAAGGTGCTATGGTGTAATCACAGCTccgaggaagctacgtgggaacccaaaGAGGTGATGTGA